Proteins co-encoded in one Papaver somniferum cultivar HN1 chromosome 5, ASM357369v1, whole genome shotgun sequence genomic window:
- the LOC113284238 gene encoding G-type lectin S-receptor-like serine/threonine-protein kinase LECRK3: protein MSTSLAHFLHLPFLVLILLPTISIAQNVTLGSSLTSGGIANSSWLSPSGGFAFGFRLTEDNSRFLLAIWFDKIPDKTVVWFADGDLQIPRGSKVELTTPDGKLILTDPQGKVLWTAGDQVTGTTYAAMLDNGNFVLARGRNSSDYLWESFMNPTDTILPTQFMNINRIDFKLSSRVNDTTYSKGKFRLRMHENGYFALYQVAFPSLTENDYEGYYNDSWSIGRNLNDSQFVFKESGDIYIATRNGSIQNLTWSPISPSSGLYYRATLDFDGVFTQYSYPKTSSGSIQSWAIERILPQNICLSVFSRFGSGVCGYSSYCDITANGRPTCLCPPGYELLDPNNRYGGCRPILILQGCQEKDTKNPEDLFEFKTLENVEWPLSDYDKLDSYNETECRRSCMNDCNCAVAVLLKGSCWKKRLPLPNGRLDTSVKRIALIKVRKDGGSQDTGPGKDRSTLVLILSLLLGSSVIFSFILLAAIFLVFFSMNKKLSKRNQNSSVLRSNLRSFTYQELEEATDGFKEELGRGAFGIVYKGFIEEMGSTNSVAVKKLDKVFQEGEKEFKSEVSAIGGTDHRNLVRLLGFCDEGQHRLLVYEFMSNNSLAYHLFGIAKPDWNQRVQIAFGISRGLMYLHEECNNQIIHCDIKPQNILLDDNFIARISDFGLAKLLMNNQTQTLTGIRGTRGYVAPEWFRNAPISAKVDVYSFGVMLLEIICCRKGVELDIGEEDKKIILTDWAYECFKQGKLQDLVDDEDVINNMVTFKRLVMIAIWCIQEEPSLRPSMKKVTQMLEGVVEVSVPPCPYQLSTYVGNNSKDD from the coding sequence ATGTCTACTTCTCTtgctcattttcttcatcttcccttCCTAGTTTTGATTCTTCTACCAACAATATCCATTGCTCAAAATGTAACTTTAGGTTCGTCTTTAACATCTGGTGGTATTGCAAACTCTTCATGGCTTTCACCGTCTGGCGGTTTCGCGTTTGGCTTCCGTCTAACTGAAGACAACAGCCGTTTCCTGCTTGCAATCTGGTTTGACAAAATACCTGATAAAACCGTAGTTTGGTTTGCAGATGGGGATTTACAAATTCCAAGAGGATCCAAAGTTGAGCTGACTACACCTGACGGTAAACTTATTCTTACGGATCCTCAAGGCAAGGTACTATGGACAGCGGGAGACCAAGTGACTGGCACTACATATGCAGCCATGCTTGACAATGGGAATTTCGTTCTTGCACGTGGGCGGAATTCTTCTGATTACTTGTGGGAGAGCTTTATGAATCCTACAGATACCATCTTACCAACACAGTTCATGAATATAAATAGAATAGACTTTAAGCTTTCTTCACGTGTGAATGATACAACATATTCAAAAGGAAAATTTAGGCTCCGAATGCACGAAAATGGATATTTTGCACTCTACCAAGTTGCTTTTCCAAGTCTGACAGAAAATGATTACGAGGGTTACTATAATGATTCTTGGTCAATAGGACGTAACCTTAATGATAGCCAGTTTGTCTTCAAAGAATCAGGTGATATTTACATTGCAACTAGAAATGGAAGCATTCAAAATCTCACATGGAGTCCCATATCCCCGTCTAGTGGGCTGTATTACAGAGCGACACTCGACTTTGATGGAGTTTTCACACAGTACTCTTACCCAAAAACTTCCAGCGGTTCGATCCAAAGCTGGGCCATTGAGCGAATACTCCCTCAAAACATTTGTCTCTCGGTTTTTAGCAGATTTGGCAGTGGTGTATGTGGATATAGTAGCTATTGCGACATCACAGCGAACGGAAGGCCTACTTGTCTATGTCCACCTGGGTATGAGTTACTTGATCCAAATAACAGATATGGTGGTTGCAGACCAATTCTAATTCTACAAGGATGCCAGGAAAAAGACACAAAGAATCCAGAGGATCTATTTGAGTTCAAGACCTTGGAAAATGTAGAATGGCCACTGTCAGACTATGACAAGTTGGATTCTTACAACGAGACGGAGTGTAGACGTTCTTGCATGAATGATTGTAACTGTGCAGTGGCTGTATTGTTGAAGGGATCATGTTGGAAAAAGAGACTACCGCTCCCAAATGGTAGACTGGATACTTCTGTGAAAAGAATTGCTCTAATCAAAGTAAGGAAGGATGGTGGTTCACAAGATACCGGTCCAGGTAAAGATCGGTCTACGCTAGTTCTGATATTGTCGCTGCTTTTAGGCAGCTcagtaattttcagtttcatacTTTTAGCAGCAATctttctggttttcttttctatgAACAAAAAATTGAGTAAAAGAAACCAAAACTCTAGTGTTCTGAGATCCAATCTTCGTTCATTTACTTACCAAGAACTTGAAGAAGCCACAGATGGGTTCAAGGAAGAGTTAGGAAGGGGTGCTTTTGGTATAGTCTATAAAGGGTTCATAGAGGAAATGGGTTCAACAAATTCCGTTGCAGTAAAGAAGCTAGACAAGGTGTTTCAAGAAGGCGAAAAGGAATTCAAAAGCGAAGTAAGCGCAATTGGAGGAACGGATCACAGAAATCTTGTTCGACTGCTTGGGTTCTGCGACGAGGGACAACACAGGCTTCTCGTGTATGAGTTCATGAGTAACAACAGTTTGGCATATCACCTCTTCGGAATTGCTAAACCAGATTGGAACCAAAGAGTCCAAATTGCATTTGGTATATCAAGAGGACTCATGTATTTGCACGAAGAGTGCAACAACCAAATCATTCATTGTGATATAAAACCTCAAAACATACTACTGGATGACAATTTTATTGCCAGGATTTCAGACTTCGGATTGGCGAAACTATTAATGAATAACCAAACTCAAACTCTGACAGGGATTAGAGGTACTAGAGGCTATGTAGCCCCGGAGTGGTTTAGGAATGCGCCAATCTCAGCGAAAGTGGATGTTTATAGTTTTGGCGTAATGCTACTTGAGATTATTTGTTGCAGGAAGGGAGTGGAACTGGATAtaggagaagaagataagaaaatcATTCTCACGGATTGGGCATATGAGTGcttcaaacaaggaaaattacAAGATCTGGTGGATGATGAGGATGTGATAAACAACATGGTAACATTCAAGAGGCTGGTAATGATAGCTATATGGTGTATTCAAGAAGAACCATCACTTCGGCCGTCAATGAAGAAAGTAACACAAATGCTAGAAGGAGTAGTTGAAGTTTCTGTGCCCCCATGTCCTTATCAACTGAGCACATATGTTGGAAACAATAGCAAAGATGACTAG
- the LOC113284239 gene encoding G-type lectin S-receptor-like serine/threonine-protein kinase LECRK3: MSSSVIHFLHFPFLLLILLPTISTAQNITLGSSLTSGVANTSWISPSGDFAFGFRPIEDNSSFLLAIWFDKIPDKTIVWFADGDLQIPEASKVELSTNGSFILTDPQGKVLWTAGEQVIGTTYASMLDDGNFVLAGGRNSSDYLWESFKNPIDTILPTQFINVSRGNFMLSSRVNDTAYSKGKFRLRMHQSGYFALYPVGFPSLTENNYEAYVNVTWSPGPNGSRFVFRESGEINIVSGNGNIDLTWYPTDISPDSGMYYRATLDFDGVFRQYSHPKTFINSTQSWSIERSIPENICLRINGRLGSGVCGYNSYCNIQGDRRPTCQCPPGYEFVDPNNIYGGCRPSLPLQKCQEEDTSNPEELFELKTLDNVEWPLSDYDELKSYNETECRSSCMNDCSCAVAVLLNGTCWKKKLPLPNGRLDTDVKRITLIKIRKDGITIEDPGRAEDRSTLVRVVSILLGSSVFFNFIFLASIFLVFFFMNKKLSKRKQTPSVMRSSPRSFTYQELEEATDGFKEELGRGAFGIVYKGCIEELGSTNSIAVKKLDKVFQEGEKEFKSEVSAIGQTHHRNLVRLLGFCDEGQHRLLVYEFMSNNSLAYHLFGISKPDWNQRVQIAFGIARGLMYLHEECSNQIIHCDIKPQNILLDDSFTARISDFGLAKLLMNNQTRTLTGIRGTRGYVAPEWFRNAPISAKVDVYSFGVMLLEIVCCRKGVELDLGEEDKRIILTDWAYECFKQGKLQDLVDDEDVIHDMVTFERLVMIAIWCIQDEPSLRPSMKKITLMLEGVVEVSVPPCPCQLSTYVGNNSKDD; encoded by the coding sequence ATGTCTAGTTCTgtaattcattttcttcatttccCCTTCCTACTTTTAATTCTTCTACCAACAATTTCCACTGCACAAAATATAACTTTAGGTTCCTCTTTAACGTCTGGGGTTGCAAACACTTCATGGATTTCACCGTCCGGCGACTTTGCATTTGGCTTCCGTCCAATTGAAGACAACAGCAGTTTCTTACTTGCAATATGGTTCGACAAGATACCTGATAAAACCATTGTTTGGTTTGCTGATGGAGATTTACAAATTCCGGAAGCATCCAAAGTTGAGCTATCTACCAATGGTAGTTTTATTCTTACGGATCCTCAAGGCAAAGTATTATGGACGGCTGGAGAACAAGTGATTGGCACTACATATGCGTCCATGCTTGATGATGGGAATTTCGTTCTTGCAGGCGGGCGGAATTCTTCTGATTATTTGTGGGAAAGCTTTAAGAATCCTATAGACACCATCTTACCAACACAGTTTATAAATGTAAGTAGAGGAAACTTTATGCTTTCTTCCCGTGTAAATGATACAGCATATTCAAAAGGAAAATTCAGGCTCCGAATGCACCAAAGTGGATATTTTGCGCTCTACCCGGTTGGCTTTCCGAGTCTGACAGAGAATAATTACGAGGCTTACGTGAACGTAACTTGGTCACCAGGACCTAATGGTAGCCGGTTTGTCTTCCGGGAATCAGGCGAAATTAATATTGTAAGTGGGAATGGAAACATCGATCTTACATGGTATCCCACAGATATATCCCCGGACAGTGGGATGTATTACAGAGCAACACTCGACTTTGATGGAGTTTTCAGACAATACTCTCACCCAAAGACTTTCATCAATTCTACACAAAGCTGGAGCATCGAAAGATCAATCCCTGAAAACATTTGTCTACGGATTAATGGTAGACTGGGCAGTGGTGTTTGTGGATATAATAGTTATTGCAACATCCAAGGGGACCGAAGGCCTACTTGTCAGTGCCCACCTGGGTATGAATTTGTTGATCCAAATAATATATATGGTGGTTGCAGACCAAGTCTCCCTTTACAGAAATGCCAGGAAGAAGACACAAGCAATCCGGAGGAGTTATTTGAGTTAAAGACCTTGGATAACGTAGAATGGCCACTTTCAGACTATGACGAGTTGAAGTCTTACAATGAGACGGAGTGTAGAAGTTCTTGCATGAACGATTGTTCTTGTGCAGTAGCTGTATTACTGAATGGAACATGTTGGAAAAAGAAGCTACCGCTCCCAAATGGTAGGCTCGATACTGATGTTAAAAGAATTACTCTGATCAAAATAAGGAAGGATGGTATAACAATAGAAGATCCCGGTCGAGCAGAAGATCGATCAACACTGGTTCGGGTAGTGTCGATTCTTTTAGGCAGCTCAGTATTCTTTAATTTCATATTTTTAGCATCAATCTTTCTGGTTTTCTTTTTCATGAACAAGAAACTGAGTAAAAGAAAACAAACGCCAAGTGTAATGAGATCTAGTCCTCGTTCATTTACTTACCAAGAGCTGGAAGAAGCCACAGATGGGTTCAAGGAAGAGTTAGGAAGGGGTGCTTTTGGTATAGTCTATAAAGGGTGCATAGAGGAACTGGGTTCAACAAATTCCATTGCAGTAAAGAAGCTAGACAAGGTGTTTCAAGAAGGCGAAAAGGAATTCAAAAGTGAAGTCAGTGCAATTGGACAAACACATCACAGAAATCTTGTTCGGCTGCTTGGGTTCTGTGACGAGGGGCAACATAGACTTTTAGTATATGAGTTCATGAGTAACAACAGTTTGGCATATCACCTCTTTGGAATTTCTAAACCAGATTGGAACCAGCGAGTCCAAATTGCATTCGGGATAGCAAGAGGACTCATGTATTTGCATGAAGAATGCAGCAACCAAATCATTCACTGTGATATAAAGCCTCAAAACATACTGTTGGATGATAGTTTTACCGCGAGGATTTCAGACTTTGGATTGGCAAAGCTTTTAATGAATAACCAAACTCGAACTCTGACAGGGATTAGAGGAACTAGAGGATATGTAGCTCCGGAGTGGTTCAGAAATGCGCCAATCTCAGCAAAGGTGGATGTTTATAGTTTCGGTGTAATGTTACTTGAGATTGTTTGTTGCAGAAAGGGAGTGGAACTGGATTTaggagaagaagataaaagaatcaTTCTCACTGATTGGGCGTACGAGTGCTTTAAACAAGGAAAATTACAAGATCTGGTGGATGATGAGGATGTGATACACGACATGGTAACATTCGAGAGGCTGGTAATGATAGCTATATGGTGTATTCAAGACGAACCATCACTTCGGCCGTCAATGAAGAAAATAACACTAATGCTGGAAGGAGTAGTTGAAGTTTCTGTACCCCCATGTCCTTGTCAACTGAGCACATATGTTGGAAATAATAGCAAAGATGACTAG